One segment of Megachile rotundata isolate GNS110a chromosome 4, iyMegRotu1, whole genome shotgun sequence DNA contains the following:
- the LOC100883908 gene encoding deoxynucleotidyltransferase terminal-interacting protein 2 — protein sequence MDIIIDTRGQQELLTKDCLLQSDDDFDFEETGGEPSKFFDIEENLIENEARTKRNVFNSAKDIDLDEFENDMGWSGTHKKGKTSPPNLTALKQEIVSVDDIMKNSVVKPGWEQLKYVHNEHIGKRKLKAKRQRERAKTKGTGWFNMPAPEMTPEVKHDLQVIQMRSVLDPKRFYKKNDLKVLPKYFQIGKVVNSPLDYYSGRLTKKERKKTIVDELMADAEFSKFNKRKYKEIIDEKKKTHYKAHKHAKKLKGKKK from the exons ATGGATATTATTATTGATACTAGAGGTCaacaagaattattaacaaaagatTGTTTATTACAGTCAGACGATGATTTCGATTTCGAAGAAACAG GTGGAGAACCGTCGAAGTTCTTTGATATAGaggaaaatttaattgaaaatgaagCCCGAACAAAAAGGAACGTGTTTAACTCAGCAAAAGATATCGATCTCGATGAATTCGAAAATGATATGGGATGGTCAGGCACACACAAGAAAGGCAAAACATCCCCTCCAAACTTAACAGCTTTAAAACAAGAAATAGTATCAGTTGATGACATTATGAAAAATAGCGTTGTTAAGCCTGGTTGGGAACAACTAAAATATGTGCACAATGAACATATAggcaaaagaaaattaaaagctAAAAGACAAAGAGAACGGGCTAAAACTAAGGGTACTGGTTGGTTTAATATGCCTGCTCCTGAAATGACACCAGAAGTTAAACATGATCTTCAGGTCATACAAATGAGATCAGTATTAGATCCAAAACGTTTCTATAAAAAGAATGATCTGAAAGTTTTACCAAAATACTTCCAAATTGGTAAAGTTGTTAATTCACCTTTGGATTATTATTCTGGACGTCTTACAAAGAAAGAACGTAAGAAGACAATTGTGGATGAGCTTATGGCTGATgctgaattttccaaatttaataaACGTAAATATAAAGAGATTATTGATGAAAAGAAAAAGACACATTACAAAGCTCACAAACATGCAAAAAAACttaaaggaaagaaaaaatga
- the LOC100884017 gene encoding (3R)-3-hydroxyacyl-CoA dehydrogenase, producing MVAGKLAFVTGAGGGIGREVCRLLTKQGAKVIAADRDLKSAEKTVASLNDSKHLAVNVDVSDESSIKEAFKIAVNKYSVPPTIIVNSAGITRDQFILKLTQDDFDQALNVNLKGTFFTIQTAVKEMMNANVSTGSSIINLSSIIGKIGNMGQANYAASKAGVIAITKTACLEFGQFGIRVNAVLPGFIETPMTETVPDNVKRMFIKRVALRRMGKPEEVAEVIAFLASSKSSYINGASIEVTGGMN from the exons AAACAGGGTGCTAAGGTTATTGCCGCCGACCGGGATTTGAAAAGTGCTGAAAAAACTGTTGCATCTTTAAATG ATTCCAAACATTTGGCAGTAAATGTAGATGTTTCTGATGAAAGTAGTATTAAGGAAGCATTTAAAATTgctgtaaataaatattcagtgCCACCAACTATTATAGTCAATTCTGCAGGCATTACACGcgatcaatttattttaaaacttacACAAGATGATTTTGATCAAGCATtgaatgtaaatttgaaaggGACATTTTTCACAATTCAAACAGCAGTGAAAGAAATGATGAATGCGAATGTAAGCACAGGTAgctcaattattaatttaagttCCATCATTGGCAAAATAGGAAACATGGGTCAAGCTAATTATGCTGCATCAAAAGCTGGTGTTATAGCTATTACAAAAACTGCTTGTTTAGAATTTGGACA GTTTGGAATCCGTGTAAATGCAGTGCTACCTGGTTTTATAGAAACTCCTATGACAGAAACTGTACCCGATAATGTGAAACGAATGTTTATAAAACGAGTAGCCCTTCGTAGAATGGGAAAGCCAGAAGAAGTAGCAGAAGTTATTGCATTTTTGGCATCCAGTAAAAGTTCTTATATTAATGGCGCTTCTATTGAAGTTACAGGGGGAATGAACTGA